A single window of Sphingobacteriales bacterium DNA harbors:
- a CDS encoding CDP-alcohol phosphatidyltransferase family protein: MSTNSELNNKKSQIQRDRVNLLRNLEQPTLLFLCRILPKQISPDMLTFIGFLGTLMIFAAFYFAKIWDNRIYLLLAIFGFALNWFGDSLDGRIAYYRNIPRKWYGFALDCVMDLISLIFMGLGFFIYIEDEYKIFVFLFCCQYAWAILLAQLKYKITDKYSIDPGPLGPTETRMILCLVILSEYIFGNVLIYFSIAVNILMLIINLVDTYKTLQFGDERDKLEKLQKSTEK, from the coding sequence ATGAGTACAAATAGTGAATTAAATAATAAAAAATCTCAGATTCAAAGAGATAGAGTGAATTTGCTAAGGAATTTAGAGCAACCAACTTTGTTGTTCTTGTGTAGAATTTTACCCAAGCAAATATCGCCAGATATGCTCACATTTATTGGGTTTTTGGGTACTTTAATGATATTTGCTGCTTTTTATTTTGCAAAAATTTGGGATAATAGAATTTATTTATTACTAGCAATCTTTGGCTTTGCACTCAATTGGTTCGGCGATTCATTAGATGGTAGAATTGCATACTATAGAAATATTCCAAGAAAATGGTATGGCTTTGCTTTAGATTGTGTTATGGATTTAATTTCTCTAATTTTTATGGGATTAGGATTTTTTATATACATCGAAGATGAGTATAAAATATTTGTATTCTTGTTTTGTTGCCAATATGCTTGGGCAATTTTATTAGCTCAATTAAAATACAAAATTACAGATAAATATTCGATAGATCCTGGTCCACTTGGTCCAACAGAAACCAGAATGATTTTGTGTTTGGTAATCTTATCAGAATATATTTTCGGTAATGTATTAATCTATTTTTCTATTGCAGTAAATATTTTAATGCTAATAATTAATCTGGTAGATACCTATAAAACTTTACAGTTTGGCGATGAAAGAGATAAGTTAGAAAAACTTCAAAAATCAACAGAAAAGTAA
- a CDS encoding GtrA family protein: MQLAKVFIKAQLSAFLGGAFDYCVMIFCTEYLHIHYTLSIVIGGILGAVVNFSINKYWTYSDDSKNIQTQLFKFYLVVAGSIMLKTLGTYIFTEALYFDYKISRIIVDLFVSIGFNFTLQKFWVFKPTSRQNIK; this comes from the coding sequence ATGCAATTGGCAAAAGTATTTATTAAAGCACAATTATCAGCATTTCTTGGTGGTGCGTTTGATTATTGTGTAATGATATTTTGCACAGAGTATTTGCATATTCATTATACGCTTTCAATAGTTATTGGTGGAATTTTAGGTGCAGTTGTCAATTTTTCTATCAATAAATATTGGACATATAGTGATGATTCTAAAAATATACAAACACAATTATTCAAATTTTATTTAGTTGTTGCAGGAAGTATTATGCTCAAAACACTTGGTACCTACATTTTTACAGAAGCACTATATTTTGATTATAAAATAAGTAGAATAATTGTAGATTTATTTGTTTCCATTGGATTCAATTTTACCTTGCAAAAATTTTGGGTATTCAAACCTACTAGTAGACAAAATATAAAGTAA